In Pseudovibrio brasiliensis, the following are encoded in one genomic region:
- a CDS encoding TRAP transporter small permease: MSDKTLLHIDGLDDIMTPEPVLPVPHEATAHRKEYSGLIYNLEAQLAKVLRLAMFVTSLGLGLLMAAQVFMRYVIQSPFLGIEELAPMLALWVYFLGMAYSSRERDHISGGVLALITHNPKILMVIRLLGTFLCLVAVVVFGYYAWKLTAFNLKLNRASVYMRWPKYLWDFSMMAGFILMGFYYLLQLTVEFRALVAMKGK; this comes from the coding sequence ATGAGTGATAAAACTCTGCTCCACATCGATGGCCTTGACGACATTATGACGCCAGAGCCTGTCCTGCCCGTTCCCCATGAAGCGACTGCACACCGGAAAGAATACAGCGGTCTGATTTACAATCTGGAAGCACAGCTTGCAAAAGTGTTGCGCCTTGCCATGTTTGTGACTTCGCTTGGGCTGGGCTTGCTTATGGCCGCGCAAGTGTTCATGCGCTATGTCATCCAGTCTCCATTTCTTGGTATTGAAGAGCTGGCACCTATGCTGGCCTTGTGGGTCTACTTTCTAGGTATGGCTTACAGCAGCCGCGAGCGAGACCATATCTCTGGTGGTGTTCTTGCCCTTATCACTCACAACCCCAAAATCCTGATGGTCATCCGTCTTTTGGGAACCTTCCTCTGTTTGGTGGCTGTGGTCGTTTTTGGCTACTACGCCTGGAAGCTTACTGCCTTCAACCTCAAGCTTAATCGCGCCAGCGTTTACATGAGATGGCCTAAATACCTTTGGGATTTCAGCATGATGGCCGGTTTCATTCTGATGGGCTTTTACTACTTGCTACAATTAACGGTTGAGTTTCGAGCCCTAGTAGCGATGAAAGGCAAGTAG
- the dctP gene encoding TRAP transporter substrate-binding protein DctP — protein MKFSSMVGKIAATSMAVAVVASPVLVSEANAVEPILGHVMDKEHIFHKVSEKFMTRLDELSDGQMKISYHPGGDLGDWTSIVEQVSFGSAQMTMSWNHSELDPRWDVSALGYVVSDWEKGKAIYGPGSKMEAVYNEILSDLNMVLLGTIPTDYTGFVVRKGVDVPVNFPEDAKGFKMRVPAMPMLLERYKTTGFSPVPMAFSEVHTALQTGAIDGRAYSPPSEVLLFKDVVSTYVNTRENFEHTFWLANKDWFNSLSADERNWIRTASKEATDWAWSVAESESAVWLQKIRDAGIEIVELNPEQLAKYKQIVVDVEYPYMENVIGKEVMDDIREAAGIQ, from the coding sequence GTGAAGTTTTCATCAATGGTTGGGAAAATTGCCGCAACTTCGATGGCGGTAGCTGTCGTTGCATCTCCTGTATTGGTCAGTGAAGCCAATGCAGTTGAGCCAATCCTTGGTCATGTTATGGACAAGGAACACATCTTTCACAAAGTTTCTGAGAAATTCATGACTCGCCTCGACGAGCTCTCCGATGGCCAAATGAAGATCAGCTATCACCCAGGCGGCGATCTTGGTGACTGGACTTCAATTGTTGAGCAGGTTTCATTCGGCTCTGCACAGATGACCATGTCCTGGAACCACTCTGAGTTGGACCCACGCTGGGATGTCTCCGCATTGGGTTATGTGGTTTCCGACTGGGAGAAGGGCAAAGCTATTTATGGCCCAGGCTCCAAAATGGAAGCTGTATACAACGAGATCTTATCTGACCTGAATATGGTGCTGCTGGGAACCATCCCAACCGACTATACGGGCTTTGTTGTTCGTAAGGGCGTTGATGTACCTGTGAACTTCCCTGAAGACGCTAAAGGCTTCAAAATGCGCGTCCCTGCGATGCCGATGCTGCTTGAGCGCTACAAGACAACTGGCTTCTCCCCAGTGCCAATGGCGTTCTCTGAAGTTCATACTGCACTGCAGACCGGCGCGATTGATGGCCGTGCGTATTCCCCACCATCTGAAGTTCTGCTCTTTAAAGACGTGGTCAGCACCTATGTGAACACCCGCGAAAACTTTGAGCATACCTTCTGGCTGGCTAACAAAGACTGGTTCAACAGCCTGAGCGCAGACGAGCGGAACTGGATCAGAACGGCCTCTAAAGAAGCGACTGACTGGGCTTGGAGTGTTGCAGAATCTGAAAGCGCTGTATGGCTCCAGAAGATCCGCGATGCCGGTATTGAAATTGTAGAACTGAACCCAGAGCAGCTTGCAAAATACAAGCAGATCGTTGTCGATGTTGAATACCCATACATGGAAAACGTCATCGGTAAAGAGGTGATGGACGACATTCGCGAAGCTGCTGGTATCCAATAA
- a CDS encoding maleate cis-trans isomerase family protein, translating into MDGAIVEALAHEIVELDEGAHPRGKVGFMLLATEQTIQDDMMRLRPDGVGFHFARVPIPDDISVDSLTDLGQDLSMAASTLLPDGSLNVVSYACTSGSLVLGEENVNRELQLGVPNAKPTSLITAVISALNHLRVKKLAVVTPYLDEINAQEKVYLEDVGFEVSSIKGLGLRKDSEMVRVPTQFIREFARRNDHEDAEAIFISCGALRSLDCVQALEDELGKPVICSNQALYWHVLDLLGIRARISGCGKLLDG; encoded by the coding sequence ATGGATGGGGCAATTGTTGAAGCGCTAGCGCATGAGATTGTTGAGTTGGATGAGGGCGCGCATCCGCGCGGAAAGGTTGGTTTTATGCTGCTTGCGACGGAGCAGACCATTCAGGATGACATGATGCGCTTGCGACCGGACGGGGTTGGTTTTCATTTTGCGCGCGTGCCGATTCCTGATGATATTTCCGTCGATAGCCTGACGGATCTGGGGCAGGATCTGTCAATGGCAGCATCCACGCTGCTGCCGGATGGCAGTTTGAATGTGGTGTCTTATGCCTGTACCTCTGGCAGCCTAGTGCTGGGTGAGGAAAATGTGAATCGGGAGCTTCAGTTGGGTGTGCCAAATGCAAAACCCACCTCACTGATCACAGCTGTCATAAGTGCGCTGAACCATTTGCGGGTGAAGAAGCTGGCTGTCGTTACGCCGTATCTGGATGAGATTAATGCTCAGGAGAAAGTGTATCTGGAAGACGTAGGATTCGAAGTTAGCTCCATAAAGGGCCTTGGGCTGCGCAAGGATAGCGAGATGGTGCGGGTGCCAACGCAGTTCATTCGCGAATTTGCACGTCGCAACGATCATGAAGACGCAGAGGCGATCTTTATTTCGTGCGGTGCACTGCGTTCTCTGGACTGCGTACAGGCCTTGGAGGATGAGCTTGGCAAACCTGTGATTTGTAGTAATCAAGCACTATATTGGCACGTATTAGACCTTTTAGGAATACGAGCTAGAATATCAGGATGTGGTAAGTTGTTGGATGGGTAA
- a CDS encoding GntR family transcriptional regulator, with translation MIAPDADTKHRHLDALFAKSNSASETHSVKRTPQEEIYFQLREDICLLRSPPGTVLREGKIASDFGISRTPIREVMHRLQFDGLVTAKNGVGYIVTSVDFDYYIDAYALRIRLAETIGQLSPREITPADVAEAEKIKAEAALLLENFDLHSYWTLNHDLNQLIYTLIGNRALQEVWNHIYFKVARIWYSLAPYFAEEVAEYFYAEASDVVRALKGDDIEALGFSQRNYISRGLKRVQKFIEEQKHLEI, from the coding sequence ATGATAGCACCAGACGCCGATACCAAGCATCGACATCTTGATGCATTGTTTGCAAAGTCTAACAGTGCCAGCGAGACACACAGCGTAAAGAGAACTCCGCAAGAGGAAATCTACTTCCAGTTGCGCGAGGATATCTGTTTACTGCGTTCGCCTCCGGGCACGGTGCTGCGTGAGGGCAAGATTGCCAGTGATTTTGGCATCAGCCGCACGCCTATTCGCGAGGTCATGCACCGCCTTCAGTTTGATGGTCTGGTCACTGCGAAAAACGGCGTTGGATACATCGTAACCAGCGTCGATTTTGATTACTACATAGATGCATACGCTCTGCGCATTCGTCTGGCGGAAACCATTGGCCAGCTCTCACCACGGGAAATCACGCCGGCTGATGTAGCTGAGGCTGAAAAGATTAAGGCCGAAGCGGCTTTGCTGTTGGAGAACTTCGATCTTCACAGCTACTGGACACTCAACCACGATTTGAACCAGCTCATTTACACGCTGATTGGCAATCGCGCGCTGCAAGAGGTTTGGAACCACATCTATTTCAAAGTGGCGCGCATTTGGTATTCGCTGGCGCCTTACTTTGCTGAGGAGGTGGCTGAGTACTTCTATGCAGAAGCTAGTGACGTAGTGCGGGCGCTTAAGGGGGATGATATTGAGGCTTTGGGCTTCTCCCAGCGCAACTACATCTCACGCGGCTTAAAGCGCGTGCAGAAGTTCATCGAAGAGCAAAAGCATCTGGAGATCTGA
- a CDS encoding GntR family transcriptional regulator: MTDNTANKVGLVDEIYETLRERICLLDYPPGCALRERTLAEEFRVSRTPIRAVLQRLEKDGLIVSHQGRGTTVTTVDLADLRDIYFMRVHLADAIAHSHPHTPKPDVIAELERLEQLAEAVRHKPNYRTFAQITIGLHKQVQSIIRNKALKEFSDQLFYQTARIWFLLLPDLNWSEELEDVLEELRTLRRQLAQGNVAVVGRIHSTYLSLVLSRLENAEQLDAISLETAE; the protein is encoded by the coding sequence ATGACAGATAACACCGCAAACAAGGTTGGGCTGGTGGACGAGATTTATGAAACTTTGCGCGAGCGCATTTGCCTTTTAGATTACCCACCTGGCTGCGCCTTGCGTGAACGCACCCTTGCAGAAGAATTCCGCGTCAGCCGCACACCGATCCGCGCGGTTCTTCAACGCCTTGAAAAAGATGGATTGATTGTGAGCCATCAGGGGCGCGGAACAACCGTGACCACCGTCGACCTTGCAGATTTACGCGATATCTATTTTATGCGCGTTCATTTAGCGGATGCCATTGCCCATTCCCACCCCCACACTCCAAAACCCGATGTGATCGCAGAGCTGGAGAGGCTCGAGCAACTCGCGGAGGCCGTACGCCACAAGCCGAACTACCGCACATTTGCCCAAATCACCATTGGCCTGCATAAGCAGGTGCAAAGCATCATCCGCAATAAAGCACTGAAAGAGTTTTCAGACCAGCTGTTTTACCAGACGGCACGGATCTGGTTTTTGCTGCTGCCAGATTTGAACTGGTCAGAAGAGCTTGAGGACGTTTTAGAAGAACTCCGAACCCTCAGACGACAGTTGGCACAAGGCAATGTTGCCGTTGTCGGGCGCATTCACAGCACTTACCTGTCGCTCGTTTTGTCACGCCTGGAAAACGCAGAGCAACTAGACGCAATCTCTCTGGAGACCGCAGAGTAG
- a CDS encoding amidase, with the protein MFMLHSKLQSEEDIAFASATELHRLMVKGDLSATELTDIYLNRIKKFNGLSKAYITVTPNEARVNVTSFTRHDLEASPFAGVPFAAKDLFDIEGIKTTGGSRVFHDHLATEDAVSIARLKKGKAISLGKLNLHEFAYGATGENPEFGTCPNAYDTSRLAGGSSSGSAAAVAFGLAPVTLGTDTGGSVRAPASLNGIVGLKPTMGRVSTRGVMPYCWTLDHVGLMTRTVHDCANLLGLVAGFDPQDPVTVNVPVDDYAFELDNEIAGLHVGIPANFFYERTDPEILAAVERVQRYLVSHGAQLVPVTMPDMTNTRTVSLTVQMPEALSVHSRYLDERGDLYGQDFRAGLALGQCLLAEHYVRAKRFIEVYRQQTNALFDDVDILLTPTTPAIAPHIGTVTTKVDGMDEPVGNAITRFTSFFNMSGHPAITVPCGLHSEGLPMGVQVVGRYFEEKLILNVARLIEKNDEFSVPRPKIG; encoded by the coding sequence ATGTTTATGCTGCATTCCAAATTACAGTCCGAAGAAGACATCGCATTTGCATCGGCCACAGAGCTGCACCGGCTTATGGTCAAAGGTGATTTGTCCGCCACCGAGCTTACAGATATCTATCTGAACCGCATCAAAAAGTTCAACGGCCTTTCTAAAGCGTACATCACCGTGACGCCTAACGAAGCCCGCGTGAACGTCACATCCTTCACGCGCCATGATCTGGAAGCCTCTCCATTTGCAGGTGTGCCATTCGCAGCGAAAGACCTGTTTGATATTGAAGGTATTAAGACGACCGGCGGTTCCCGCGTTTTTCATGATCACCTCGCAACAGAAGATGCTGTCTCAATTGCGCGGTTGAAAAAAGGCAAAGCCATTTCCCTCGGCAAACTCAACTTGCATGAGTTCGCTTATGGTGCGACTGGCGAGAATCCAGAATTCGGAACGTGTCCGAATGCCTACGATACCTCGCGTTTGGCCGGTGGGTCATCTAGCGGTTCGGCGGCAGCGGTTGCATTTGGTCTTGCTCCAGTAACCCTCGGCACCGATACGGGTGGCTCCGTGCGTGCACCAGCGTCTCTCAATGGTATTGTCGGTCTTAAGCCAACTATGGGGCGCGTCTCCACACGTGGTGTTATGCCTTATTGCTGGACCTTAGACCACGTCGGCCTGATGACCCGCACTGTCCATGATTGTGCCAACTTGCTTGGCTTGGTGGCAGGGTTCGACCCGCAGGACCCCGTCACAGTCAACGTCCCGGTTGATGACTACGCTTTTGAGCTGGACAACGAAATCGCAGGGCTCCACGTCGGCATTCCGGCCAATTTCTTCTACGAGCGCACAGATCCGGAAATTCTGGCAGCAGTAGAACGTGTGCAGCGCTATCTGGTCAGCCATGGAGCGCAGCTTGTTCCGGTGACCATGCCAGACATGACCAACACCCGCACAGTCTCCCTCACAGTGCAGATGCCGGAAGCCCTGAGCGTTCATTCTCGCTATCTGGATGAGCGCGGTGATCTGTATGGCCAGGACTTCCGCGCAGGTCTCGCATTGGGCCAATGCCTGCTTGCAGAGCATTACGTCCGCGCCAAACGCTTCATTGAAGTCTACCGCCAGCAGACCAATGCTCTGTTTGACGATGTCGACATCTTGCTCACCCCAACCACGCCAGCCATTGCACCGCATATCGGCACTGTCACCACCAAGGTTGACGGTATGGATGAGCCGGTCGGCAATGCAATCACCCGGTTTACGAGCTTCTTCAACATGTCAGGTCATCCGGCCATCACAGTCCCATGCGGTCTTCACAGCGAAGGTTTGCCAATGGGCGTGCAGGTTGTCGGGAGATATTTCGAGGAAAAGCTCATCCTCAATGTCGCTCGCCTGATCGAGAAGAACGACGAATTCTCAGTACCGCGTCCTAAGATTGGATAA
- a CDS encoding FAD-dependent oxidoreductase yields MPFALLKYGLSRCHPAREEIPQTPELKPSYDVVIIGAGGHGVSLAYYLAKNHGINNVAVLDKGYLGGGNTARNTTVIRSNYITSDSIQFYAKSMRLYESLANELDYNLMYSRRGQITLSHSDGVSRALRLRADSGTFHGECNEILDRKQIKELVPTLNLDIEGHPILCGLWHPDAATARHDAVAWGYAIRACERGVELHQRTQVTGFKVEGNKVVGVETNRGTIAAGQVVQCVAGMSSIVADMAGIKLPIRTYPLQAMVTQPLKPFLDPMVSSTAMHCYISQSGRGELVIGGGSDPYELYNTRSTLDMKESLAASALEMFPFIGDLKILRQWAGITDMTPDYSPIMGTSPLDNYWLDAGWGTWGFKSTPASGYYMAQTVANQVMPDMIKPFALDRFYKYKLVNEMGATAASH; encoded by the coding sequence GTGCCATTTGCTCTCCTCAAATACGGGTTATCCCGCTGCCACCCGGCCCGGGAGGAAATCCCCCAAACGCCCGAACTTAAGCCCAGCTATGATGTGGTCATCATCGGCGCAGGCGGTCACGGCGTATCTCTGGCCTATTACCTCGCCAAAAACCACGGCATCAACAACGTTGCAGTGTTGGATAAAGGCTACCTCGGTGGTGGCAACACGGCGCGAAACACCACGGTGATCCGCTCCAACTACATCACATCTGATTCCATCCAGTTCTACGCCAAGTCCATGCGCCTCTATGAAAGCTTGGCCAATGAGCTGGATTACAACCTCATGTACAGCCGCCGCGGTCAGATCACCCTGTCTCACTCAGACGGTGTATCGCGGGCGCTGCGGTTGCGTGCTGATTCCGGCACGTTCCATGGTGAGTGCAACGAGATCCTCGATCGCAAGCAGATCAAAGAACTCGTTCCCACGCTCAATCTGGACATCGAAGGTCACCCAATCCTGTGTGGTCTGTGGCACCCGGATGCGGCAACGGCCCGCCATGATGCTGTGGCATGGGGCTATGCCATTCGTGCCTGCGAACGTGGGGTGGAGTTGCACCAGCGCACGCAAGTGACAGGCTTCAAGGTCGAAGGCAATAAGGTGGTTGGCGTTGAAACCAATCGCGGCACCATTGCAGCCGGACAGGTCGTGCAGTGCGTTGCGGGTATGTCCTCCATTGTTGCAGATATGGCAGGCATTAAGCTCCCGATCCGCACCTACCCGCTGCAGGCGATGGTGACACAGCCGCTTAAGCCGTTTCTGGACCCGATGGTCTCCTCAACGGCCATGCACTGCTACATCTCTCAGTCTGGCCGAGGTGAGCTGGTGATTGGTGGTGGCTCAGACCCTTATGAGCTCTACAACACCCGCTCCACACTCGACATGAAGGAAAGTCTGGCCGCCAGCGCGCTGGAAATGTTCCCGTTTATCGGCGACCTCAAGATCCTGCGTCAATGGGCAGGCATCACCGACATGACACCGGATTATAGCCCGATCATGGGCACCTCGCCGCTGGACAACTATTGGCTCGACGCGGGGTGGGGCACATGGGGCTTCAAGTCAACACCGGCCAGTGGTTACTACATGGCGCAAACCGTCGCCAATCAGGTCATGCCAGACATGATTAAGCCTTTCGCTCTGGACCGTTTCTACAAGTACAAGCTCGTCAATGAGATGGGTGCAACGGCAGCCAGCCACTGA
- a CDS encoding sarcosine oxidase subunit delta, which translates to MKIMNCPLNGPRNISEFQCYGEYIEQPDPEAVSDDSWNEYIWFANNTAGVVREWWCHTPSNYWFIAERHTVTDKILKTYPAPKAGSTTAEVPS; encoded by the coding sequence ATGAAGATCATGAACTGCCCTTTGAATGGGCCACGCAATATTTCAGAGTTTCAGTGCTACGGTGAGTACATCGAGCAGCCAGACCCGGAAGCGGTTTCTGACGACAGCTGGAACGAGTACATTTGGTTCGCCAACAACACCGCAGGTGTTGTGCGTGAATGGTGGTGTCACACGCCATCCAATTATTGGTTCATCGCAGAACGCCATACCGTCACCGATAAAATCCTGAAAACCTATCCGGCACCTAAGGCCGGCTCTACAACAGCGGAAGTACCCTCATGA
- a CDS encoding threonine aldolase family protein has product MYSFDSDNVVGAHPAVLQALIDCNSGKAAAYGQDEQTRQLQTRLNEVFEREVWFFLVPTGTAANGLALGAMSTSYSTITCHRKAHIITTECGAPEFYSSGARLILLEGEYQKFSTSALQSSLKEQASGSVHHLTPAAVSLTQASECGVCYQVSELEDIAEATHRFGAKLHMDGARFSNALDRLGVTPAEMTWKAGVDCLSLGSTKNRTLNAEAIIVFDRVIAEKARFLHKRAGHLFSKMRFMSAQLNAYLKNDLWMHNVKAANEAAQTVRAALSKLDGVKFAHPTDINEIFAHVSQKYAPALAKAGVNLRPWPSARGDLHRLVLSFEDDHQYDPFRNLLHWIASHSETAERQSL; this is encoded by the coding sequence GTGTACAGCTTTGATTCAGACAATGTCGTGGGCGCGCACCCCGCAGTTTTGCAGGCACTCATTGACTGCAATTCTGGTAAAGCAGCGGCTTATGGACAAGATGAGCAGACCAGACAGCTCCAAACCCGGCTGAACGAGGTTTTTGAGCGTGAAGTTTGGTTCTTTCTTGTGCCAACAGGAACAGCAGCAAATGGGCTGGCGCTTGGAGCGATGTCTACAAGCTACAGCACCATAACCTGTCATCGAAAAGCGCATATCATCACAACAGAATGCGGGGCTCCGGAGTTCTATTCCTCTGGAGCTCGTCTTATCCTGCTAGAGGGCGAGTATCAGAAGTTTTCAACTTCAGCGTTGCAAAGCTCACTCAAGGAACAAGCCAGCGGGTCTGTTCATCATCTCACACCGGCAGCCGTTTCACTAACGCAAGCCAGCGAATGTGGTGTTTGCTATCAAGTTTCTGAGCTGGAAGACATTGCAGAAGCAACACATCGCTTTGGCGCGAAATTACATATGGATGGTGCGCGGTTTTCCAATGCGCTAGACCGGCTTGGTGTGACCCCTGCTGAGATGACATGGAAAGCGGGCGTTGATTGTTTGTCCCTTGGATCAACCAAGAATAGAACTCTGAACGCTGAGGCGATTATCGTCTTTGATCGCGTAATTGCAGAAAAAGCGAGATTTCTTCATAAGCGTGCGGGACATCTGTTTTCTAAAATGCGGTTCATGTCGGCTCAGCTCAATGCATATCTGAAGAACGATCTATGGATGCACAATGTGAAGGCTGCGAATGAAGCAGCTCAGACGGTGAGGGCCGCTTTGAGCAAATTAGATGGTGTAAAGTTTGCTCATCCAACAGATATCAATGAGATCTTTGCGCATGTCTCACAAAAGTACGCCCCAGCTCTGGCAAAAGCCGGTGTGAACTTGCGGCCTTGGCCGAGTGCACGAGGCGATTTGCATCGGCTGGTTCTCTCCTTTGAAGATGATCACCAATACGATCCATTCAGAAATTTACTTCACTGGATAGCCTCACATTCTGAAACAGCCGAAAGGCAATCTCTGTGA
- a CDS encoding DMT family transporter: protein MFSRLAFEDGLTVSVVVFFRYFLPCLVFSYCFLGLLRRWKHAFPFFACGAAMAVGTYGYAIGIRDMDIAMAAIIFFSFPIFVTLFKFLLFKSRPSGVEYITLGLILAAVALVAGPVDLEQVPLSSLLITFTAPAAYASVLLVVSIPTNQLLPIQSTALISLGGLVGSILLIWIKGIGFALPQTQSGWMSAMGLALIATLLPNLLLSLGAARAGPLRTAIAGTFELPVTLCLGWAVIAEPVQLNQVGGSILIILALALSVHATREKAELPD, encoded by the coding sequence ATGTTCTCAAGGCTCGCCTTTGAAGACGGGCTAACCGTGAGCGTTGTTGTCTTCTTCCGCTACTTCTTGCCCTGCTTGGTGTTCTCCTATTGCTTTTTGGGGCTTTTGCGCCGCTGGAAGCATGCCTTTCCTTTTTTTGCTTGCGGCGCGGCTATGGCCGTTGGCACCTACGGATATGCAATCGGCATTCGGGATATGGATATTGCGATGGCCGCAATTATCTTTTTCAGTTTCCCAATCTTTGTCACGCTTTTCAAATTCTTGCTTTTCAAGAGCCGTCCTTCAGGTGTCGAGTACATCACACTAGGGCTCATCCTTGCAGCTGTCGCACTCGTTGCCGGACCAGTAGATTTGGAGCAGGTACCGCTCTCCTCCTTATTGATTACTTTCACGGCACCGGCCGCTTACGCTTCTGTGCTTCTCGTCGTGTCTATTCCCACAAACCAGCTCTTGCCAATTCAAAGCACAGCGTTGATTTCGCTGGGTGGATTGGTCGGTTCAATCCTCCTCATTTGGATAAAGGGCATTGGTTTTGCCTTGCCCCAAACCCAGTCTGGATGGATGAGTGCGATGGGGTTGGCTTTGATAGCGACGTTGCTACCCAACCTGCTGTTGTCCTTGGGGGCAGCTAGGGCAGGGCCATTGCGCACGGCCATTGCAGGCACCTTTGAGCTTCCAGTCACATTATGTCTGGGATGGGCCGTGATTGCAGAGCCAGTACAGCTCAATCAGGTCGGAGGCTCAATCCTGATCATTCTCGCTTTAGCACTCAGCGTGCATGCCACCAGAGAAAAAGCAGAGCTGCCAGATTAG